GTGCACTTTCTCCGACATTATCGTCAAAGGGCACCATCATCATCGTGAACTAAGCCAAGCACACAACTATCATCGTTATGGTCATTGTGTCTTTCCAACACGAGTTTTTAGAGATGCGTACTTGATGATTCATTATTAACAAATTATAATGTATTTAATCTTAAGCGTATCTAAGAGGATGAATTGAGCCTAAGGAGGATAGATGATATTCCATTAGTGGCATGGAATCGTTGTAGGTTTCGTaggagagagtgagagattaattaattgggaTGAACATACAAGATGTTATTTAAATCAGTACATATAATGGAGCAAGAGCTGAGATGAAACTCACATCCCTGTATAACCGTTTCCACGGAAGAACCACCTcaatatccttttttttttttggtcaaacaataaattttgttaaattagatgttagattagccgaACCCACACCATCATGCAAATGCTCAACTCCTTTCTACGACTatggtaaagggccacttgcaaGGAACCACCTCAATATCGACACCAAAAGACAGATGTCATAGCTACTCTTAGACTCGACATTGAGTTTGAAATTACCTATTTTGAAACCCGTCCCCCTTGGACTTTTGGTGTTGTGCTCATCTTGCTGGTTATTTTTGCTTTCAACCCAACCCTAAATCCTAGACCGAAAGAATTTTGTGGTAACCTGAACCGTTATGGCAAGTATGGCTTCATCCCAAGCAAGGGAGAGGCATCTGTATCATACAAAACCAAATTTTAAGGCAAATCCTTCAAGACATGAACCTACAGATTCGTCCTTAAAAACCCACCTGCTCCAATTCTCCCACACTAAACAAAGACTAGATGTCTCAAATTCTGAATTTCCAACATTACAATCAGAATATTCCGTGAGACAACACTtcagggaaagaaagaaaattaaaagtagAGATGACGGCTTACAACAACTCGTCGAGGTTAGCTACTTAAATCAGCTTCTTCGGAATAGTCCCCGCTTAGTCAGGCATTCGGTTCTAAGACGAGTCTTCAGTTCCCGGCCCATTGCTGAAACCTAGGCACACACACCTCTCTACTAAAGGATGGTGAAGCAGCAGCTGCTGCAGTCTCGGTTGATCTTCTCATCCTCGAAAGAGCCTCTGCACGCAGCCTTTCTAATTCTTCCAGCTCCCTCTCTCTTTGCCTCTGCCTTTCAGTAATCTCGCCTAATTTTGCCCTCCATTCAGCTGCTTCTCTCCTTAGTCTCTCCTCTTCTGCATGGTTCACCACGGCAATATACGATGCACGTCAAAAGATGACAACAAAAAGTATATCAAGTACAAAGGGTCgagaaacaaaatcaacttgATCAGCGACGCAAATTCATAGTCCGACAACAGAACCAATTATGATGGCAAACTACATTGAATTTTCCCTTAACTAAAGTACTAAAGTTTCAAAGATCAGAAACTACCATCTGAATGAAAACAAAACTGATTCCATAACCCTCCCAAACAAGATGGTCCAAAACTGAGAAGAAGCTTGACATACTAAAACTGTTTGTAACGAAACATACCTTCTTCACGCAGCCGGGTTTCGAGCTTTCTCTTCCTCATGCAGATTTCTGAGCAAAAATCGCAGCATTTATCATTATTGTTAAGAAATAATTTTTAGTTACATTCATCGTTTTTTAAAACTATATATTAGtttcaaattaaaaaccaaTCAACCCCTAAACTCTCTGGAACAACTAATTATCCAAAGCAATTTTCAGATTTGCAAATTAATTTGGCCCATTGTAGCAAGATCATGTTTTCTACACAATTTTAGCTAAACATCAACCAAATATCCTAAACCTCGAACAAGCCTTACTTaattactgattttttttttctaattgtaaaatatttaaaaaattgaagggCAAAATTACAACAGAGACAAGATTAAGAGACTGAAATCTTCAAAATTAGAGATACAAACttctaaatataaataattaacgtTAAAACCTAGATAACAAGGCAAAAATTAACAATGCACTTACCTTCCACTCGCTCCAACCCACTTTCCGAATCTGCAAAATCTGCCATGTCTGAGTCAAAGATTGAACCACCACGAAGCTCCGGTGAAGCGATAATTGCAGCTACCTGATTGCGCAGGCCACTGCGCAAAATCCGCAcaaatcaatttcaaatttcGCGGCAGATGGTGGCGCgcggagagagagaaaatttagggttttaactTCTTTACGcgcgaaaaaaaaaagaaagctaGCGGCAGATTTAGGAAAGCTAGTCAACGGAAaggaccaaaaaaaataaaaaataaaaaaaagaagggaaaggtAGTATTGGGCTGGGCTTTCGTGTGAACGGCTCAAATTTATTGCAATTTGAACCCATGAATAACATGGCAACGCCCAGGTACTATTTAATATTTTCGTTTTCAGAtttcataattaaaaaataaataaactgttTTGATAACttctttcagtttttttttttttttaaaaaaaaccaatctaaattttaaaaatttaaaaaaaaaaaaaaaaaattttagttttaaaaaaatgaaaatgatgacACTCATCAAACAAGTTTTCTGTTTTctgaaaaagttaaaacaaaactaaaatatattttttttaattattattattaaggtgAGGGTAAGgattcaaaattattacaataagtAGATACTCAACACCCTATTCATTAAGATATTGGTCCACATACAAACTAAAATCTAAAAACAATATACTTATCAAACGaccattttttcatttttttttttgttgatcaaAAGACcccttaataaaaataaaagaacctTTCAACAAAACTTCTATTTGAGTTTAATTTGAAGAGTCATAAATCTACAAAAATTATACCGCATTTGTTGCTCATGTGGTTGTAAGTATCCATGCATGcgttgacacaaaaaaaaaaaaaaaatccatgcatgcattaaccgataaaaaaaaatccatgcaTGTCCGATATTGATTGTatgaaagaaaaaaccaaagGACTTAAAAGGAAATAGGAAACGACAATGACCAGTTAAATGTGTGGCTTACTTCGAACCCTCTCGTCGTTTCTTAATATTGGTGTATAAAAACATGACAAAATTATTTGTATTCAATTGTGGCATGGAATATTCGTCAGTACTAGCAGATAAGATTTGACAACTTGAAATTACCACCACGAAATTTTCAAGAGGCTTGAGAGAGCGCATCTTTGGGATTTCGAAAGCACTTTGTCAGGATTTAGAATATCCTTTAATTGTATATGTTTATCATAAATAGTGCGATCAATGTTCGTTATGTattatttgtattcaattttaaataaataatttcaaataatttcttatcacatgatatacgatgaatggacaCAATTAAAGTATCTTCACAAACTAAATTATGTTACGGATCTTCGTTCCAAAATAAAGGAAGTAGAATAAAAAGGGTTGTAATATTCCAATTTAACTTTtaaacttattttcttttttttatgtgCATCCATATGTATAAAGGGAGCATCTTAAAAAGGTGAAAATGAAACTTTTATACGCTTTCATGCACATTATTGAAATAAGATTATCTTCCTTGTAAGTTGTAACCgccaaagaaaaagtaaaaataggattccaaaaaaaaaaatgtaaaaataagcAGTAGAAGAAAGATTTCgtaatctctattaattaatgaaaccttccttgtcaaccaaaagatagTGAAAAAactacttagtcttctatcacacaaaaaaaataatggacaataatgtaatttcacaaatccaaattttactattttttattgaagccttaCCTACATGTAATATTAAATAccttcaatatttttataaaaaacaaaaaactcccactcccccccccccaatgttctctctctccctccttctcattttctaaaaaaatgtgttcatacacacaaagtatgtaggcaaatgctagttttAATATAAAGAAATGAGAGATTCGGTTAGCGCACATAATGGACCAACTACTAATTAGGTATCGAAACCCACACAAATATATAACGTTATCGTCATTCATGTGTGTTGGACTTAAAGCCTCtaatttacaaatgaagagaaataccactatgTCGTAGTATTGTCTATACTGCCTAGGGTTATACAAgatttataatgattttttgttctttgagaGAAACATTGTTGAAGAGAATAAATAAGATCTCAGGTggagttattattattattattttttaacaaacgatattatctacactaagggagaggggTGAGcgtagcctcacaatgggctagcaataatatggttcaaattcgcctttggcgataattgaatctaaaacctcacttacaagtgaagaacaATACCCCTataccatagtactaagtgacatctCAGGTAGAGTTATTGAAGTGCCACAACAAATTAGGCAAACCAAACAATACCGCTAGATCATCTAAATTTCCACTTTTTCTTGGATTTTCTAcaagtttgtaattttatttgttacttgaTTATAAGAACGTAAATTTTGTGAGTACGTTTATATGACGTTCTAGCCAAACATAGGagaatttaacttaaaaagCATCTCTGCACACGCTTATGCACAAACAAAAGGCCTTTTACCAATCATGCGCACTAGATCCGATTTACaaatttgtatttgattttagACGTTTTTATTGGATTGATAccttaaataattaattatttcacCTAAGCCAAGGCTCTTGTGGCTTTACATTTTCTATTAAGAAAGTATGATTATAGCATGTGGAAAAGCGATAGAATTCCACTCCCATTCACTCTCCTCACTTGtatcttgataattaattgTGCGGCTaaactaactttttttttaatgtaaataatataatttattaaaaaaaatcgcAACATGTGCTACAATTaagaatttgtttgtttttaggAGTGTtatccactttttttttttcagcagttggatcagatgaattaaaaaatataaattaaaaagggATGTAAGATAAGTAAAAAGAAATGTGgagatagcacacccctattttTAATGGGGTaataaaattttggaaactaaagAACATGGAGTTGATGATTGATcaattacttaagcgttgacaAAAGTACTCATTTTTATtaatgacatatcatttagtttataaattttgtttacaaattagTCTTCCTTTTTAACATGTGTATGTCTAATTTGCAACCACTCTTTTCTACTAATTCATTTAAGTaagggagcatttttgctcatcactaTTTAATGTGGTATATGTTCACTAtcctatttatcaccgttatataaatttgaatttcaaaattcgTGTAGTAGATAagtacaaatctcaaaatttaaattgataAACATAAATAATGGTGAGTAAAAATGCACTCTTTTTAAGTAACAGGTTAATTATAAAAACCCATGTTTAAGGTAAAAACGGAGAGAGAGATTCATAGTTCTGAATCCTGACCGTATATTCCCACCttttccaaaaccaaatcaGCTGCAGATGATAAGACTCCAAAAAGTCATCAAATCACGTTCCCCATGAGGTGGACCCCACACCGCTCCAAAAAAGTCAAGCCACCAGTCAAAAACTCTCTCCCTccccctatatatatgtatagccAACTAGACTGCTAGAGAGAGCAGACGACT
This Pyrus communis chromosome 6, drPyrComm1.1, whole genome shotgun sequence DNA region includes the following protein-coding sequences:
- the LOC137736653 gene encoding eukaryotic translation initiation factor 3 subunit A-like; this translates as MADFADSESGLERVEEICMRKRKLETRLREEEEERLRREAAEWRAKLGEITERQRQRERELEELERLRAEALSRMRRSTETAAAAASPSFSREVCVPRFQQWAGN